Proteins encoded within one genomic window of Gloeobacter kilaueensis JS1:
- the topA gene encoding type I DNA topoisomerase has translation MAKSLVIVESPAKAKTISKILGKNFIVKASAGHIRDLPQKEMGVDVKKDFAPKYVVIPKKEDVVEELRGAARGAERVYLAPDPDREGEAIAWHLSQILEIPDDRLQRIEFHEITQQAIRNAVAHPRHIDINRVDAQQARRILDRLVGYKLSPLLWKKVQRGLSAGRVQSVAVRLLCDREKDIQAFVSEEYWTIHGQFRQASSEQAAAFTADLVRWAGKKPDLSTEQAAQAVVQSLAGAAAQVESVKTRERAREPQPPFITSTLQREAASALNLTVKRTMAIAQQLYEGIELGEEGPSGLITYMRTDSTRIAEEAQDATREFIQSAYGKPYLPARRRQYGAKKGAQDAHECIRPTDINNTPDRIKKSLTPDQFKLYRLIWQRFIASQMAAATLETRTVEIAARVPGSRHEGLFRVAVTRTLFDGYTRVYEEAREENAPEDESASAAPVLAEGEALVLLAVEPRQHFTQPPPRYSEATLVKALEEQGIGRPSTYAPTIATIQERGYVNKEGRSLVPTDLGMKVNEELVQHFPNIVDTRFTATMEAQLDEVEKGSQRWTQLLADFYGPFIETLKVADEEMKKVVIVTDYLCERCGRPLLNRYGRFGNFLGCSGYPECEFTHQLTRDNKPVPKDRPAEGVRCNHCSHEPMTITYGRYGEYLKCPACGKSQPKSTGIECPKCHKGHIVERRSKMGKTFYGCDQYPDCDFVLWSKPLEKPRCPECDSILLFKPRKRGEDMVACSHCKFVAPASEILPESEQAEAEELLTG, from the coding sequence ATGGCCAAATCGCTCGTTATTGTCGAATCTCCAGCCAAAGCCAAGACAATCAGCAAGATTCTCGGTAAAAACTTTATCGTCAAAGCTTCTGCCGGGCACATCCGCGATCTGCCGCAAAAGGAGATGGGCGTGGATGTCAAAAAAGATTTTGCGCCAAAGTACGTAGTCATTCCTAAAAAAGAGGACGTCGTCGAGGAGTTGCGGGGGGCGGCGCGGGGGGCCGAGCGCGTCTACCTCGCCCCGGACCCGGATCGCGAAGGGGAAGCGATCGCCTGGCACCTTTCTCAGATTCTCGAAATCCCGGACGACCGGCTGCAGCGCATCGAATTCCACGAGATTACCCAGCAGGCGATCCGCAACGCCGTCGCCCACCCGCGCCACATCGACATCAACCGGGTCGATGCCCAGCAGGCCCGCCGCATCCTCGATCGGCTGGTGGGCTACAAGCTCAGCCCGCTCTTGTGGAAGAAGGTGCAGCGCGGCCTCTCGGCGGGCCGGGTGCAGTCGGTGGCGGTGCGGCTATTGTGCGACCGTGAAAAGGACATCCAGGCGTTCGTGAGCGAAGAGTACTGGACGATCCACGGCCAGTTTCGCCAGGCATCCTCCGAGCAGGCGGCGGCCTTTACGGCGGATCTGGTGCGCTGGGCCGGTAAAAAACCTGATCTGTCCACAGAGCAGGCGGCTCAGGCAGTGGTCCAATCTCTGGCGGGAGCGGCAGCCCAGGTCGAATCGGTCAAGACCCGCGAGCGCGCCCGCGAGCCCCAGCCGCCCTTTATCACGAGCACCCTCCAGCGCGAGGCGGCCTCCGCCCTCAACCTCACCGTCAAACGGACGATGGCCATCGCCCAGCAACTGTACGAGGGCATCGAACTGGGAGAAGAGGGACCGTCGGGGCTCATCACCTACATGCGCACCGACAGCACCCGGATCGCCGAAGAAGCGCAAGATGCAACCCGCGAATTTATCCAGAGCGCCTACGGCAAACCCTACCTGCCCGCCCGCCGCCGCCAGTACGGTGCCAAAAAGGGAGCCCAGGACGCCCACGAGTGCATCCGGCCCACCGACATCAACAACACCCCCGATCGGATCAAAAAATCCCTTACTCCGGATCAGTTCAAGCTCTATCGCCTGATCTGGCAGCGCTTCATCGCCTCGCAGATGGCAGCGGCAACCCTTGAGACCCGCACGGTCGAAATTGCCGCCAGAGTGCCGGGTAGCCGCCACGAAGGGTTGTTTCGCGTCGCTGTGACCCGCACCCTCTTCGACGGTTACACCCGCGTCTACGAAGAAGCGCGCGAAGAAAACGCTCCCGAGGACGAATCGGCCTCTGCCGCTCCGGTGCTCGCCGAGGGCGAGGCGCTCGTATTGCTCGCGGTCGAACCCCGTCAGCACTTTACCCAGCCGCCGCCCCGCTACTCCGAAGCGACCCTGGTCAAGGCGCTCGAAGAGCAGGGCATCGGTCGCCCCAGCACCTACGCTCCGACGATCGCCACCATCCAGGAGCGCGGCTACGTCAACAAGGAGGGCCGCAGCCTGGTGCCCACCGACCTGGGGATGAAGGTCAACGAGGAACTGGTCCAGCATTTTCCAAATATCGTCGATACGCGCTTTACAGCGACGATGGAAGCGCAGCTCGACGAGGTCGAGAAGGGCTCCCAGCGCTGGACGCAGCTACTCGCCGATTTTTATGGGCCATTTATCGAGACACTCAAGGTCGCCGACGAAGAGATGAAGAAGGTGGTGATCGTCACCGACTATCTCTGCGAGCGCTGCGGACGGCCACTGCTCAACCGCTATGGCCGCTTCGGCAACTTTTTAGGCTGCTCGGGCTATCCGGAGTGCGAATTTACCCACCAGCTCACCCGCGACAATAAGCCCGTACCCAAGGACCGGCCCGCCGAGGGCGTGCGCTGCAACCACTGCAGCCACGAGCCGATGACGATCACCTACGGTCGCTACGGCGAATATCTCAAGTGTCCGGCCTGCGGCAAGAGCCAGCCCAAATCCACCGGCATCGAGTGCCCCAAGTGCCACAAAGGGCACATCGTCGAGCGCCGATCCAAGATGGGCAAGACCTTCTACGGCTGCGATCAATACCCCGACTGCGACTTTGTGCTCTGGAGCAAGCCCCTCGAAAAACCCCGTTGTCCGGAGTGCGATTCGATCTTGCTCTTCAAGCCCCGCAAGCGCGGCGAGGACATGGTCGCCTGCAGCCACTGCAAGTTCGTCGCCCCGGCCTCCGAGATTCTGCCGGAGAGCGAGCAGGCCGAGGCAGAAGAGTTGCTGACGGGCTAG
- a CDS encoding DUF4142 domain-containing protein: MPRFFLLPLGLVVGLLGATPVVAQLPASEGNRPSPERRQSTSEADASILRTLAEYNIRQIALAQLAMQLSTNSQLVGYARQRLIEYSTLDRKLTELAQLRQLKLPRSARTLSSTAREALLDIDSRLSDLRTPLFDQAYLDALNSDDQALAETLQPQLEKTEDAEIKTLASQNLEKVKAQQAKVAPVAKVIAAAVTAQNKAQQAAQKPAAKTPK, translated from the coding sequence ATGCCCAGATTTTTTTTGCTCCCCCTCGGTCTGGTGGTTGGACTTTTGGGCGCGACGCCTGTGGTTGCCCAGCTACCCGCTTCCGAAGGCAACAGACCATCGCCGGAGCGGCGTCAGAGCACTTCTGAAGCGGACGCTTCGATTTTGCGCACCCTCGCTGAGTACAACATCCGCCAGATTGCCCTGGCCCAACTGGCGATGCAACTGAGCACCAATTCTCAACTCGTAGGCTACGCCCGCCAGCGGCTCATCGAGTACAGCACCCTCGATCGCAAATTAACGGAACTGGCCCAGCTGCGGCAGCTCAAACTGCCCCGCTCGGCGCGGACGCTCTCCAGCACTGCGCGCGAGGCGCTGCTCGACATCGACAGCCGCCTGTCGGATCTGCGCACGCCCCTGTTTGATCAGGCGTACCTCGATGCGCTCAACAGCGACGATCAAGCTCTTGCCGAAACACTTCAACCCCAGCTGGAGAAGACAGAAGACGCCGAGATCAAAACTCTCGCAAGCCAGAATCTCGAAAAAGTAAAAGCCCAGCAGGCGAAGGTGGCCCCAGTCGCTAAAGTGATTGCGGCGGCAGTGACAGCCCAGAACAAGGCCCAACAGGCAGCCCAGAAACCGGCAGCAAAGACGCCGAAGTAG
- a CDS encoding TerB family tellurite resistance protein produces the protein MAASPFQLALLKVLIAIGWADGEFSESERALVRRWMAEFSLSEQQCNYLRYYLEQPTTRQQAEAFSRELVEAAHRPEEREVALERLRQLACADERLDEAEKRFLEEVSALFASAGDLGLFANRLRGFFAVRPFKIQRSADAHLAELEAELLWLWKERDHPGGDFARHLKAGGQPSDRQRALLFVGALAGCTWGELKRPLPAATSCIRECLRLEDEQAEFVEQMLSDPYVRSLDRARLVRGVENYADRPLALGLVELLFCLAATDGTIDDEETETIRGMALGLKVTHRMFIDSKLRYGRKQP, from the coding sequence ATGGCTGCCAGCCCCTTTCAGCTCGCTCTACTCAAGGTGTTGATTGCGATTGGCTGGGCGGATGGCGAGTTCAGCGAGAGCGAGCGGGCTCTGGTGCGCCGGTGGATGGCCGAATTTTCGCTCAGCGAGCAGCAATGCAACTACCTGCGCTACTACCTTGAGCAGCCCACGACGAGGCAACAGGCCGAAGCGTTCAGCCGCGAGCTGGTCGAGGCCGCCCACAGGCCCGAGGAGCGGGAAGTGGCCCTGGAGCGGCTGCGGCAGCTTGCCTGCGCCGATGAGCGCTTAGACGAAGCCGAAAAACGCTTTCTGGAGGAGGTGAGCGCTCTTTTTGCCAGCGCCGGCGATCTGGGATTGTTTGCCAACCGATTGCGCGGCTTTTTTGCCGTCCGGCCCTTCAAGATCCAGCGCTCGGCGGACGCCCACCTGGCGGAACTGGAAGCGGAACTGCTCTGGCTGTGGAAGGAGCGCGATCACCCCGGTGGTGACTTTGCCCGCCATCTCAAGGCAGGCGGGCAACCGAGCGACAGGCAGCGGGCGCTGCTGTTCGTCGGTGCCCTCGCCGGTTGTACCTGGGGTGAATTAAAAAGACCCCTGCCTGCTGCCACCTCCTGCATCCGCGAGTGCCTGCGCCTCGAAGACGAGCAGGCCGAATTCGTCGAGCAGATGCTCAGCGATCCCTACGTGCGGAGCCTGGACCGGGCGCGGCTGGTGCGGGGGGTAGAAAATTATGCGGACCGCCCCCTCGCTCTGGGCCTGGTCGAGCTGCTGTTTTGTCTGGCTGCCACCGACGGCACGATCGATGACGAGGAGACCGAGACGATTCGGGGGATGGCGCTCGGGCTGAAGGTGACGCACCGGATGTTTATCGACAGCAAGCTGCGCTACGGTAGGAAGCAACCTTAA
- a CDS encoding M28 family metallopeptidase, translated as MFRRICLTGLCLLGFCLPLHAGPDAAGSAASGLIGFDRADTDKERALEAQFDNQLQKANLSNSLNKLAARPHHVGSAAQKDNAEYLASQFRSWGYQVEIERFEALFPEPKTRLLELVGPTKFKAKLREPVLKADRTSGAAGELPVYNAYSIDGDVTGELVYVNYGVPKDYEELERRGIDVKGKIVIARYGGSWRGIKPKVAAEHGAIGCIIYSDPKDDGYYQGDVYPKGAWRNPYGAQRGSVADMPVYPGDPLTPDVGATPGAKRLDRSQAATLTKIPVLPIAYADALPLLGALGGPLAPAEWRGALPIPYHLGAGPAKVHLKLSFDWKLVPVYDVIARLPGSERPDQWIIRGNHYDGWVFGANDPLSGAVTLLEEARALSELVKGGWRPKRTIVFALWDGEEPGLIGSTEWVETHAAELDKKAALYINTDSNARGFLEMGGSHSLEHFFNEVARDVPDPEKKLPVKDRLRAQRIYTSSGEERREVRNRSDLRLAALGSGSDYSPFLQHLGIASLNLGYGGEGRGGSYHSIYDSIDHFERFIDPGYQYGLTLAQTNGRLLLRAADAQVLPFEFTGLADTLEKYVKEVTALEKDLREASLEKNRQIEERTFFAVADPTETTVIPKPDDAVPELDFAPLKAAAAKLKASAERYRLALEASQNKPLPPTLDAALIAVERSMLNPAGLPRRPWYRHQFYAPGFYTGYGVKTLPGLREAIEERQWQEARTQLPLLSATVEGVAAAIDRASAILQPYQSTSALR; from the coding sequence ATGTTTCGACGCATTTGTTTGACCGGCCTGTGCCTGCTCGGTTTTTGCTTACCACTCCACGCTGGCCCCGATGCCGCAGGTTCTGCCGCATCGGGGCTTATTGGTTTTGATCGGGCGGATACAGATAAAGAGCGCGCCCTTGAAGCCCAGTTCGACAATCAGCTTCAAAAGGCGAACCTGAGCAACTCGCTTAACAAACTGGCGGCCCGGCCCCACCACGTCGGCTCCGCCGCCCAAAAAGACAATGCCGAATACCTGGCTTCTCAATTTCGCAGCTGGGGCTATCAGGTCGAAATCGAGCGCTTCGAGGCGCTTTTTCCGGAGCCAAAGACCCGCCTGCTGGAGCTGGTAGGCCCGACAAAATTCAAAGCAAAGCTGCGCGAGCCGGTGCTCAAGGCCGACCGCACCTCGGGGGCAGCCGGAGAGCTGCCAGTCTACAACGCCTACTCGATCGACGGCGATGTCACGGGCGAACTGGTCTATGTCAATTACGGGGTGCCCAAAGATTACGAAGAACTCGAGCGGCGCGGCATCGATGTAAAGGGCAAAATCGTGATCGCCCGTTACGGCGGTTCCTGGCGCGGCATCAAGCCCAAGGTAGCGGCGGAGCATGGGGCCATTGGCTGCATCATCTACTCCGATCCCAAAGACGACGGCTACTACCAGGGCGACGTCTACCCCAAAGGTGCCTGGCGCAACCCCTACGGTGCCCAGCGCGGCTCGGTGGCCGATATGCCCGTCTACCCCGGCGATCCGTTGACGCCCGACGTAGGGGCGACGCCAGGGGCAAAGCGCCTCGATCGATCTCAAGCAGCGACGCTCACCAAAATTCCGGTGCTGCCCATCGCCTACGCCGACGCCCTGCCGCTTTTGGGGGCGCTCGGCGGTCCTCTGGCCCCGGCGGAGTGGCGGGGCGCTCTGCCCATTCCCTACCACCTCGGAGCGGGACCGGCTAAGGTCCATCTCAAGCTCAGCTTCGACTGGAAGCTGGTGCCGGTCTACGACGTGATCGCCCGTTTGCCCGGCAGCGAGCGGCCCGACCAGTGGATTATCCGGGGCAACCACTACGACGGCTGGGTGTTCGGCGCAAACGATCCATTGAGCGGAGCGGTGACACTGCTTGAAGAGGCGCGCGCCCTCTCTGAACTGGTAAAGGGGGGCTGGCGACCAAAGCGGACGATCGTCTTTGCCCTCTGGGACGGCGAGGAGCCGGGGCTTATCGGTTCGACCGAGTGGGTGGAGACCCACGCAGCGGAGCTGGATAAAAAGGCGGCCCTCTACATCAACACTGACTCGAACGCCCGTGGTTTTCTGGAGATGGGCGGCTCCCATAGCCTCGAGCACTTTTTTAACGAGGTGGCCCGCGACGTGCCGGATCCCGAAAAAAAGCTGCCCGTAAAGGACCGGCTGCGCGCTCAGCGCATCTACACTTCTAGCGGCGAGGAGCGGCGCGAAGTGCGCAACCGCTCAGATCTGAGGCTGGCGGCCCTGGGCTCCGGTTCGGACTATTCGCCTTTCTTGCAGCACCTGGGGATCGCAAGCCTGAATCTGGGCTACGGCGGCGAAGGCCGGGGCGGCTCCTACCATTCGATCTACGACTCGATCGATCACTTCGAGCGCTTCATCGATCCGGGCTACCAGTACGGTCTGACCCTCGCCCAGACCAATGGTCGCCTGCTGTTGCGCGCTGCCGATGCCCAGGTGCTGCCTTTTGAATTCACGGGCCTCGCCGACACCCTCGAAAAGTACGTCAAAGAAGTCACTGCCCTTGAGAAGGATCTGAGGGAGGCGAGTCTCGAAAAAAATCGCCAGATCGAGGAGCGCACTTTCTTCGCCGTCGCCGACCCGACCGAGACCACGGTGATTCCCAAACCGGACGACGCTGTGCCCGAACTGGACTTTGCCCCGCTCAAAGCGGCGGCAGCAAAACTCAAAGCAAGTGCGGAGCGCTACCGGCTCGCTCTGGAAGCTTCTCAGAATAAACCGCTGCCCCCCACCCTCGATGCGGCTTTAATCGCGGTCGAGCGCTCGATGCTCAACCCGGCAGGTTTACCCCGCCGTCCCTGGTATCGGCACCAGTTCTACGCCCCTGGCTTTTATACCGGCTACGGCGTCAAGACACTCCCCGGCCTGCGCGAGGCGATCGAGGAGCGCCAGTGGCAGGAGGCGCGTACCCAGTTGCCGCTTTTGAGTGCCACCGTCGAGGGCGTCGCCGCCGCCATCGACCGGGCGAGCGCCATCCTCCAGCCCTACCAGAGCACTTCGGCTCTGCGGTAG
- a CDS encoding alpha/beta fold hydrolase: MDETQVLFQPPGFSSKDVITSRGRIRYYESGTGARTLVFLHGFGGGSSSYEWSRIYPAFACDYRVLALDLPGWGLSEHRSGNYVPEDYRTAIAEFIERTSAEKVTAIASSVVAGLTFWLSVERPELFECIVAVNPSGLRDFGKKYDGSFFSFIENLPLINELVYSQLITTRSSIRDFLRKRLFVRENRITEEMVEAYYTSASQPEGLWAAYSFLKGNLAFDLADWLPKLSIPAAILWGEKSQYEGPDVGRRLAELSPQVRFFETIQDTGLTPQLELPATTIATIHKALALLGTAEPAPAPGTL; the protein is encoded by the coding sequence ATGGACGAGACACAGGTACTTTTTCAGCCACCGGGCTTTAGCTCTAAAGACGTGATCACCTCGCGCGGGCGCATCCGGTACTACGAATCGGGCACAGGAGCGCGGACGCTAGTTTTTTTGCACGGCTTTGGGGGCGGATCGTCCTCTTATGAGTGGTCGAGGATCTATCCCGCCTTTGCTTGTGATTATCGGGTGCTCGCTCTGGACCTGCCTGGCTGGGGGCTTTCTGAGCACCGCAGCGGCAATTATGTCCCTGAGGACTACCGGACGGCCATCGCTGAATTTATCGAGCGCACCAGCGCGGAGAAGGTGACGGCAATCGCCTCCAGCGTCGTTGCCGGGCTCACTTTCTGGCTTTCTGTCGAAAGGCCGGAATTGTTCGAGTGCATCGTCGCCGTCAATCCTTCCGGACTGCGGGACTTTGGCAAAAAATACGACGGCAGTTTCTTTTCGTTTATCGAAAATCTGCCCCTCATCAACGAACTGGTCTACTCGCAGCTCATCACCACCCGCTCCTCGATCCGCGACTTTTTGCGCAAGCGGCTATTTGTCCGCGAAAACCGGATCACCGAGGAGATGGTCGAAGCCTACTACACCTCCGCTTCCCAACCCGAAGGGCTGTGGGCGGCCTACTCGTTTCTTAAAGGCAACCTCGCCTTCGATCTGGCCGACTGGCTGCCGAAACTGAGCATTCCTGCTGCCATTCTCTGGGGTGAAAAATCCCAGTACGAGGGACCGGATGTCGGTAGACGCCTGGCTGAACTCAGCCCCCAGGTCCGCTTCTTTGAGACGATTCAAGATACCGGGCTCACGCCCCAACTGGAACTGCCGGCGACGACGATCGCGACCATCCACAAGGCGCTGGCTCTACTGGGAACAGCGGAGCCTGCTCCAGCCCCCGGCACACTTTGA
- the gpmI gene encoding 2,3-bisphosphoglycerate-independent phosphoglycerate mutase — protein MSTSSPVNPVVLVILDGWGERDEADGNAIAAAQTPVFDALKASYPFTRIQTSGKAVGLPRGQMGNSEVGHLNIGAGRIVPQELVRISDAVEDGSLLTNPALVELCRTIRARKGKLHAVGLVSDGGVHSHIEHLFGLLDLAKQQGCDNLYIHAFSDGRDTPPTSGIAYFGQLQERIAQVGIGTIATLGGRYFGMDRDRRWDRIAQAYRVMTETGEGTGKSAVQTLSESYEAGITDEFIVPVRLAAGAIEPGDGLIFFNFRPDRARQLTRAFLQPDFEGFVRPYLDPLGFVSFTQYDATLPTAVAFPPQSLDNLLGQVIARQGLRQFRIAETEKYAHVTYFFNGGIEAALPGEDRLMVQSPLVPTYDLKPQMAALEVTTQAVSAITSRQYALVVINYANPDMVGHTGNFQAAIQAVQTVDTCLGRLLTACVAAGGTLLVTADHGNAELMWDEQGRPWTAHTTNPVPFILIESEGLKIPGWGTAVALREGGNLGDIAPTILDLLGIAQPPEMTGRSLLQKSDIEIRQGRSPLRVGI, from the coding sequence ATGAGCACTTCTAGCCCGGTCAATCCGGTCGTTCTGGTTATTCTCGACGGATGGGGTGAGCGCGACGAAGCCGACGGCAACGCCATTGCCGCTGCCCAGACGCCAGTCTTCGACGCCCTTAAAGCCAGTTATCCTTTTACGCGCATCCAGACCAGCGGCAAGGCAGTCGGTCTGCCACGCGGCCAGATGGGCAACTCCGAAGTCGGCCACCTCAATATCGGTGCGGGCCGGATCGTTCCTCAAGAACTCGTGCGCATCAGCGATGCCGTCGAGGACGGGTCGCTGCTCACCAATCCGGCCCTCGTCGAGTTGTGCCGGACGATCCGCGCTCGCAAAGGCAAGCTGCACGCCGTCGGACTGGTCTCCGACGGTGGTGTCCACTCCCACATCGAGCACCTGTTCGGCCTGCTCGACCTGGCAAAACAACAGGGATGCGACAACCTTTACATCCACGCCTTCAGCGACGGGCGCGACACCCCACCCACTTCGGGAATCGCGTACTTCGGCCAACTACAAGAGCGCATCGCCCAGGTGGGCATCGGCACGATCGCCACCCTCGGGGGCCGCTACTTTGGCATGGACCGCGACCGGCGCTGGGACCGGATTGCCCAGGCGTATCGGGTGATGACCGAGACGGGAGAAGGCACAGGTAAATCAGCGGTCCAGACCCTGAGCGAGAGCTACGAAGCCGGGATCACCGACGAATTTATCGTGCCGGTGCGCCTTGCCGCCGGTGCCATCGAGCCGGGCGACGGCCTGATTTTCTTTAACTTCCGCCCCGACCGGGCCCGCCAGCTCACTCGCGCCTTTTTGCAGCCCGATTTTGAAGGCTTCGTCCGTCCCTACCTCGACCCGCTGGGCTTTGTGAGTTTTACCCAGTACGACGCGACTTTGCCCACCGCCGTCGCCTTTCCGCCCCAGTCCCTCGACAACCTGCTGGGGCAGGTGATTGCCAGGCAGGGATTGCGCCAGTTTCGGATTGCCGAAACCGAGAAGTATGCCCACGTCACCTACTTTTTTAACGGTGGCATCGAGGCGGCCCTGCCCGGCGAGGACCGGCTGATGGTCCAGAGCCCGTTGGTGCCTACCTACGACCTCAAACCCCAGATGGCGGCGCTTGAGGTGACCACCCAGGCGGTGAGCGCGATAACTTCGCGCCAGTACGCTCTGGTGGTGATCAACTACGCCAACCCCGACATGGTGGGCCACACCGGCAACTTCCAGGCCGCCATCCAGGCCGTTCAAACCGTCGATACCTGCCTGGGCCGGTTGCTCACCGCCTGCGTCGCCGCCGGGGGAACGCTGCTCGTCACCGCCGATCACGGCAACGCCGAGCTGATGTGGGACGAGCAGGGCCGGCCCTGGACCGCCCACACCACCAACCCGGTGCCCTTTATCTTGATCGAGAGCGAGGGACTGAAAATTCCTGGCTGGGGCACCGCCGTTGCCCTGCGCGAGGGCGGCAACCTGGGCGATATTGCGCCAACGATCCTCGATCTGCTGGGGATCGCCCAGCCGCCTGAGATGACAGGCCGCTCGCTCCTTCAAAAAAGTGACATCGAAATTCGCCAGGGCCGCAGTCCGCTTAGAGTCGGCATCTGA
- a CDS encoding gamma carbonic anhydrase family protein produces the protein MDISALDIDLSQPDLSPAAFVAPGAVVIGRVRLAAGTSIWYGAVLRGDVERIEVGVDSNIQDGAILHGDPGEPVIVGERVTVGHRAVIHGATVQDECLIGIGAIVLGGLIVGSQAIVAAGAVVTASVPAATLVAGVPARVIRPLREEEVAERARHALSYRQLALLYRNHHI, from the coding sequence GTGGATATTTCGGCACTGGACATCGATCTGAGCCAGCCGGACCTCAGCCCCGCCGCTTTCGTAGCACCGGGGGCGGTTGTCATTGGCAGGGTGCGGCTAGCAGCGGGCACGAGTATCTGGTACGGCGCGGTGCTGCGCGGCGATGTCGAGCGCATCGAGGTCGGCGTAGACAGCAACATTCAAGACGGGGCGATTCTCCACGGCGATCCCGGTGAACCGGTGATCGTGGGCGAGCGCGTCACGGTCGGCCATAGAGCTGTGATCCATGGGGCTACGGTCCAGGACGAGTGCCTCATCGGGATCGGGGCGATCGTCTTGGGTGGCCTTATTGTCGGCAGCCAGGCGATCGTCGCCGCCGGGGCGGTAGTCACCGCCTCCGTACCCGCCGCTACCCTCGTGGCCGGTGTACCCGCACGGGTGATCCGGCCCCTCAGGGAGGAGGAGGTGGCCGAGCGCGCCCGCCACGCCCTCAGTTATCGACAACTTGCACTGCTCTATCGGAATCATCACATTTAG
- a CDS encoding SPFH domain-containing protein, whose amino-acid sequence MEFFLLVFGAGLLATIIAGVKIINQGDEALVERLGRFHTKLTPGLHIIIPFIDNIVFKETIREQVLDIQPQQCITKDNVALEADAVIYWRIIDTRRAYYSVANIRQAMTNLVLTALRAEIGKLELDETFASRSEINQALLRDLDASTDPWGIKVTRVEVRNIAPSRTVLDSMEQQMAAERRKRAVILNSEGERQSAINSSQGEAQARITRAEAERQEQVLQAQGTAEALRTLAETLQDPRAREALQFYLARNYLDVANAVGASPSSKVLFMDPQSIPASISALLAMNNAGDAANGSTVLPPLNRVRNEG is encoded by the coding sequence ATTGAATTTTTCCTGCTTGTGTTCGGTGCCGGTCTGTTGGCAACAATCATCGCCGGGGTCAAAATCATCAACCAGGGCGATGAGGCTCTCGTCGAGCGGCTGGGCCGCTTTCATACGAAGCTGACACCGGGGCTGCACATCATCATCCCGTTTATCGACAATATCGTCTTCAAAGAAACAATCCGCGAGCAGGTGCTCGATATCCAGCCGCAGCAGTGCATCACAAAAGACAACGTTGCCCTCGAAGCGGATGCGGTTATCTACTGGCGGATCATCGACACCCGGCGGGCCTACTACTCGGTGGCCAATATCCGCCAGGCGATGACCAACCTGGTGCTCACGGCCCTGCGCGCCGAGATTGGCAAGCTCGAACTCGACGAGACCTTCGCCTCGCGCAGCGAGATCAACCAGGCTCTGCTCCGCGATCTCGACGCGAGCACCGATCCCTGGGGCATCAAGGTCACCCGCGTCGAGGTGCGCAACATCGCTCCCTCGCGCACGGTGCTCGATTCGATGGAACAGCAGATGGCTGCCGAGCGCCGCAAGCGCGCTGTCATCCTCAACTCCGAAGGCGAGCGCCAGTCCGCCATCAACAGCTCCCAGGGCGAGGCCCAGGCCCGTATTACCCGCGCCGAAGCGGAGCGGCAGGAGCAGGTCCTCCAGGCTCAGGGCACCGCCGAAGCGCTGCGCACCCTGGCTGAGACCCTGCAGGATCCAAGAGCCCGCGAGGCGCTGCAATTTTATCTGGCGCGCAACTACCTCGATGTCGCCAACGCCGTCGGCGCGTCCCCGAGCAGCAAGGTGCTCTTTATGGATCCCCAATCGATCCCAGCGTCGATCAGCGCCCTTCTGGCAATGAACAATGCCGGTGACGCCGCCAACGGCTCCACCGTGCTGCCGCCCCTCAACCGCGTTCGCAACGAAGGTTGA
- a CDS encoding NfeD family protein yields the protein MSVSLLVFWVALGIGLWVLEFFTPALVAGSAGTAALLMLLIGQWIPHPFVQLFVFALVASILIVLSRKLVPRTDPELENPFFQEEGTVTAAIEPGATGRVAFGGTTWNAHCRSLSRVPTGTKVLIVGQKGNTLSVVPLEPLE from the coding sequence ATGAGCGTATCGTTGCTGGTCTTCTGGGTCGCGCTGGGCATTGGCCTGTGGGTGCTGGAGTTTTTTACTCCAGCGCTGGTGGCGGGCTCAGCCGGAACGGCAGCGCTTTTGATGCTGCTGATTGGCCAGTGGATTCCCCATCCCTTCGTACAGCTTTTTGTCTTTGCCCTGGTCGCATCCATCCTGATTGTGCTCTCCCGCAAACTGGTGCCGCGCACGGATCCGGAACTGGAAAATCCCTTTTTCCAGGAGGAAGGAACTGTGACGGCGGCGATCGAACCAGGGGCGACGGGCCGAGTCGCCTTCGGCGGAACGACCTGGAATGCGCACTGCCGCAGTCTCAGCCGCGTGCCCACCGGGACGAAGGTGCTGATCGTGGGCCAGAAGGGCAATACCTTGAGCGTCGTCCCCCTCGAACCGTTGGAGTGA